The genomic region CCACAGCCCCTCCAGACCACTCCCTCAGGGGCTGGAAGAACGCAGGGGAGGCTTCGGGGAAGGGTGTACCTTGTTCCCCCAAACCCCTGGCCGTCCTCTCCCCTAGGTGGCCCCATCTCCCGGCACCCCCTCCCGGCAGGCACCACTAAGGAAAATCAGTGTCAAAACCACTCTCCCTGTCACCACCTCCTTTCCTTAGGGTCACCAGATAAGATGCAGGACGCTCCTTAGGGTCACCAGACAAGATGTGGGACCCTGAACTTCACTGTCAGGACGAATAATGTTTCAGTATGCACCTCCCATGCAGGGCACTCTTCATTGTAAATCCAAAATTCCACTCTAGCGGCGTGGGCTGCGCCTGCCTGAGCAAACCTGCcactcccttttctctccctccaaGGCCCTCCCTCCACTGACAGGGACACTGCGGGTGGGGTGGgtgctcagtttttttttttttttgagagggagtcttgctctgtctcccaggctggagtgcagtggcgcgatttcagctcactgcaagctccgcctcccaactagctgggactacaggcgcctgccaccacgcctggctaattttttgtatttttagtagagacggggtttcaccatgttagccaggatggtctcgatctcctgacctcgtgatccgcccgcctcggcctcccaaagtgctgggattacaggcgtgagccaccgcgcccagccggggcGCTCAGTTTTAAGGAGCCACGAAGTTCTTTGGCGAGGAAGAGAAAGCGCTAGCGCTGGGGTTGGGTGGGGGACTGAGGGAGTGGCTTCCTGGGACCTGGACCCTGGGGCCTGGTAGGGGGTGGCAGGCTGGGCATTGGGGGCGTGGCTTGCCCAGCACACGGGGGTTGGGGGGCCTAGCCACCAGACCCATGAGGCTCTGTTCCACCGTTGGCTGGGGATCCCAGGTAACACCCAGGGCCCCTGTGAGCCCAGAGGATCCTGAACAGGGAAGGTGCCCATCTGTGCCCAGGCAGGGTGAAGGGAGCCTGCTCCAAGCCCAGGAGGGGAAGGCTTGGCCTTGGCTCATTCACTGGGTCTTGTTATCTCCACTGGACTGAGGAGGGAACACGGTAGAGGGAGTGAGACACTCGGTCCCCACCCTCAACACCCAGCCGGGCCACGGCCAGGCCTGTCCCCCTGGAggtcatggcagaaagcagaatgaTTTCCTGGCTCTGGGGAACATCATGGATCCATTGGGGCCCATTGATTTTTTGCAAAGCAGCAATTTTTTTTGTCTAAGGAACCAGACAattacaaggaagaaaaaacGATCAGGTAGCCCCGTCTCTCACAAACCCTGTCTCCAGCGCCCActcctggggaggggaggtggttCCCATGCAGGTCTGCCTTGCACCTCATAGGGTCATCAGGCCACATCCAGGGACCCTGCCTCTGTCTTGCCTGTGTGGCTACCCCCATGTCACATGGAGGAGCCTAGGGTCCTCTCTGACTGTCTGGCTCCTTTCAGAAGTGGAGACCCCGGCCTGGGGGTGGGGCTGTTTGTGGAGCCAGTCCTGGCGGTAAGAATATGAACTATTTGAACAGCAGGCAGGGTTGGGCCTGCTGTGTGCCCTCCACACGGCCTCTGCCTGGTGGTGCTGCCGGAGATGTCCCCAGATCCAGGACCCTCGGCAGCAGCAAAGCCCAGGAGGGATGTTTCCTGCAGAAGCCTAATGCCAGCGGGTGTGCAGCCTGGAGAAAAGTTTGCTTTTGTGGTCAGCTGACCTCACGCTGCCTTCTTCCAGCAGAGACCGAGCAAGAGCACCAGGAGGGGACAGTCCCAGGAGGATGCAGCCCGAACATTCCACGGAGCCTCCAGGGGCTCGCCAGAGGGCAGTGGGCTCCCGACGTCTTGACTTTCCTCTTTCGGGTTGTTGTAGATTCCAGGCCGTTGGATGCAACACTACAGAGACCCCATGTGCCCTTTATCGGCTTCCCCCACAGGGGAGCTTGGGTGAGCCACCCTCCGAGACCACAGCACACACGCCGTAGCCGCATGCAGGTTCCCACTCCCCTGCACTCGTGCGTGCTGTGTATGTTTCGTTTTATGTCATATTTCTTATCGTGGTGATAAACATGAAGTTGACCACTTGAGCTACCTGAAGCGTGTGGTTCAGTGGCTCTCCCTCTGCCGCGTGCCCATCGccaccctccacctccagagATGGTCATCTTCCCAGCCTGAAACACCAAGCCAATAGGATCCTTTCACATGTGCAGACTCGTGGCCCCACCACCCACACACAGAATGACGGTCCGAGGACCCCGGCACGGCCCTTTTCTGTCCATGGCTACCTCCACCCTGccaccctcctcagcccctgAGGACCACCAATCCATTCTCCTCGTTGTTGTTTCTGGAACACTCTGTAGAGGGAACCATCATGTGTGACCTCTCAGCACTGGCTCTCCCTGGCCTGACACCTGCGGTCCCCAGGCAGACGCCATGCGTGCAGAgctgcccccgcccccgccaaGTGCTGCTGCACCCCACAGCTCTGCTGCCTTTTTAGTGGCACCAGGACAGGTTCCTGGCCCGTGTGTTCACTGACGAGAAAATCCAGTTGCCTCAGCATGTCTGCCCTTCAGGACTCCCTCCTGGGGCCAGCGCCAACCTGGGCTCTGTGCACAAACAAGTTCTCTGTTCTCCAGGAGCTCAGCACAGGCGAGAGGGTGGAGGATGGTGGCTAACGTGAATAGCGTGGAAAGTGCACATACAGAGGGTGGTGGGCCCAGCTGTGCAGAGTGGGTGTGGCTGTCTTTGGCTTTTTGATTAGAGGGCATTTCACGGGGTGTCTGGGCAGGGAACGGGGTCACAGGGATCAGCAACACTGGGGAGCAGCCTCAGTGTGGCCGAGACACAGGAAGGGGGGGGCCAGTGCTGTGGGCATCAGGGACTCCCAGTGAGGGGCCTGGCTCCCTGGCGCAGCCACATGGGAAGATTGAGGGGCCTGGTCACCAAGTAGGGGAGCCGTTAGCAGGCCACTGCCATTGTCCAGGGCAGGGGTGGAGGTGACAGGCATGGCGGGACCTGGGGTGGACCCGAGGGCAGAGCCACCGCACTGGCGAGGTGAGGAGGCCAAGGCCCTGCATGAGACTGAACTCAGCATAGCACGTGCGCCGGGAAGCACACACAACAGCAAGATGGAAAGGGGGGCCGGtcatggaggctcacacctgcaatcccagcactgcgggaggccgaggcgggcgaatcacctgagctcaggagcttgagaccagcctggccaacatggtgaaaccctgtctctactaaaaatacaaaaactagccgggtatggtgctatgcgcctgtaatcccagctactcaggaggctgaggcaggagaattgcttgaacctgggaggtggaggttgcagtgagtcaaaattgcgtcactgcactccagcctgtgtgacagagcaagactctgcacCCCACCCActgctgtcaaaaaaaaaaaaaagagatggaaaggGATGTGGCTTGGGATCGAACAACGTGCCCCCCCATCCACATCCACAGAACCTCAGAATATCACTATTGGAAATGGGGTCTGTGCAGATGTAACTGAAGATCTCAAGATGGGGCCATCCTGGGTTTAGAGAGGCCCAGATCCCACAACTGGGTCCAGAAGATAAGAGGACACACACGGGGTGAAGTTACGTGAAGacggggcaggggcaggagcctTGCCACCGCCAGCCGAGGATGAAGCAGGAACGACCTCCCTGGCCTTGAGAGGCCACACGCCCCACGGCAGAATCTgcttagggttttttgtttgttttttgtttttgagacagggtctcactctgtcgcccaggctggagtgcagtggcgcgatctccactcactgcaacctgcgactcctgggtttgagcagTTCTCCTGTGGCAGTCCGGGTGGGGTCTGGGTGCCCTGGGGCCCTGCCACCCTCCACTTGGACACGGGCAAGGAGGAGTTTGCCCTGAGCATCCCCTGTAGAAGCCCAGTTCCAtggcagcacacacacacacacacacacacacacacacacaatttcaggccgggcgcagtggctcacgcctgtaatcccagcactttgggaggtcaggagatcgagaccatcctggctaacccggtgaaaccctgtctctactaaaaaatacaaaaaactagccaggcgaggtagtgggcgcctgtagtcccagctactcgggaggctgaggcaggagaatggcgtaaacccgggaggtggagcttgcagtgagctgagatccggccactgcactccagccggggtgagagagcaagagcaaaaaaaaaaaaaaaagtagtttaaaaCTAGGAGCAGCCTAAAGGCTCCTCGTGCTCGCACCATCCTCTGTGCATCTGCCCTGCCAGTGCTTACTGACGCTCTCTGGGTCAGGTGTTCTGAGGCTACTGGGGATACACAAAGACCCTGTGTCCGAGGCAGCCCACACATGCTGACAGTGGGGGGTTGACCTTCACCCGCGGTCCCTTCTGTAACTAAGGACCGCAGTGTCGGCCGCCTCAGGCATGGCTACTAAAGACCCGCACAAACGGCCACATAGCGTACACTCCAATTACAGGATCTGTCTGGAAGGCAGATCCCTGTGGACAGAAGGTAGATGGGTGGGTACccgggggagggggaagagggggtTGATGCTTACGGGGACTGGGTCggtttttggggtgatgaaaatgttctggaaatagCAGTGACAGTTGCACAACCTTCTGAACATAtgaaaaaccactgaattatataaAGTGGTGAATTTTGTGGTATATGAATCATATATCCCATTTGAAAAGCAGAGTGGCAAAAATTTGTTTCTAGGCAGGAAGCTCCTGGGGAAGCCAAGTGTAGCTTTACCATACTCAGGGAGGACAGTGTTGGAGAGAAAGCTGTCAGCTTCTAGAACGCGACGGCAAGagctgtgtgtgtggcagggagaAGTCTGGGGGCTTTTTGCAGCAAGGAAAGTTCTGGGCAACCTTCGTGGCGGTGACTCCCCCTCTGGAGCCTCAGCTTCAGCAAAGGACGAGGGCTTGTCCCCAGAGCAGCCAGACTCAGGCCTAGATCAAGGTTCCAGCCCACGGGGAGGCTGGGCTAGGGGCTCCGTGCAGAGGTCGGGCCACCAGGCATTTTGAGCAACCCCCTGCAAGAGCATAAAGATGAAAGCCAGGGATAATTAACGCTCTCAGGCCTGGGTTGACTCCACAAAATCCTTTGTGGTGGcctgaaagaaaaagcaaatagatGCAAAACCCATCTCTGGTTTCTAGGATAGAAGGACCTTTGAAATtataagacattaaaataaaGGTTCGGGTAAAAGGACTGTCATGTTCTAGCTGCAGATTTGATGTGAGATCAAAACGGAATTGCTCTTCTTGAAAGCCCAGGCGCTGGCCTACTGTGCAAGGTGCGCCCCACCCCAGCGTGCAGAGAAGCGGCCCAGGACCCTTGCGGCTAATCTTACCTGAGGCTGCTGTCTCTCCTCGAAGGGCTGAGGGTCCCCCTCTGATCATCCTTCTCTGCTTTTTTGTCCTCtccactttgcttttttttttttttttgagccggagtctcgctctgtcgcccaggctggagtgcaggggcgcaatcttggctcactgcaagctccgcctcctgggttcacgccattctcccgcctcagcctcccgagtagctgggactacaggcgcccgccaccacggtcggctaattttttgtatttttagtagagatggggtttcaccgtgttagccaggacgttcttgatctcctgacctcgtgacccacccgcctcagcctcccaaagtgctgggattacaggcgtgagtcactgagcccaggatgctctgtttttctttttctttttttttgagacagggtctcgctctgtcacccaggctggggtgcagtggtgcaatcacagctcactgcagcctcgacctcccaggctcacgcgatcctcccacgtcagcctctgGAGTGTCCCCTCCACTTTCTTTCTTAGGGGTCCCTCAGGGACATGTCAGAGGTCGGAGACTACTTGGAGGGCGTCTATGGGACAGGCAGGCTGCCAGCAGCTGAGCTGTCCTTGCCCTGTGGCCCCTCTGCAGTCAGGGAGACACCAGGCATGGGCCTGGCTCGGATGCATCAATCCCTGACGGCAAAGACTTAAACTATGGACAGAAAAGGTGATGCGGCAGCCTCGAGGGGCAAACGCAAGGCCCCCTTAGCTGCCGTCCCACCAAGGGATGCCCATCGTCTCCCTTCGGCTTGGCAACTGCCTGGCGCAGCACAAGAATTCTCTTTAAATCCCCAGCAAACGGAGCCGAGTGGAAATTCCGTCCCACATTTCTAGGCACATGTCTCCTTCCACTCCTCACTACACCCTGCCTAGGCCACGGCTGCCTTCCGGGAATAACGCTGACAGTTCCATGGCCCACACCCCCTTTAGTTAACTTGCTGTGCACACGGCAGCCCAGCCAGAAACACGTAGCTGGGTCGGATATTGGGTGCATTCAGTCGTGAAGCCTGAGGCTTCCTGGCTCCCACCGAGCACAGCGCAGCGTTCTGAAGGACAGGAAGAAGCTGGCCTCACTGCTCTTCTCAGACGGCTGATGGAGAAAAGCACACAGCTGCCTGCGCTGCTCTGCCTGCACTTGCGTCCCCGGCCCCACCCCTTGTGCAGCAGTGAGCCTCCCTGAGACACTGGTGCCTGGGCTTGCTGTACTGTAGGGCTGCTGGACAATGGGCCAGACCCAACCCCAATGTGGATCCAGAGGTCTCTCTCCGTAGCGAGCCATGGAAGCGTGACGGGCACTGTGCTGAGAACCCAGGTCTGCACCTCTGACCTGGGGCTCTGGCCGTGCGGTTCTGCTGAGCTCACCCAGGAGTCCATGCGTGCACGGCGCAGACCCGAGTCAGCGGCAGGGCTACCCTGTCATGGGCACCCCAACCCCTCATTAGGGGTGTTAATCAGCACAAAGGAGCCAACTGGCTAATCAGTCAGCACAGGCTGACAGACACAGGAAATACAGAAGGCAGGCGGGCTGGGGGCGCACGCTGACAGACGCAGGAAATACGGAGGGCAGGCGGGCTGGGGGCGCACGCTGACAGACGCAGGAAATACGGAGGGCAGGCGGGCTGGGGGCACAGAATGCTCCCCCACCTGAGGACATCCCAGGCCAGCAGGCGGGGCCCCAGAGACCCAGAAGCACCACAACTCCCATGTGTCCACAAGGCACTTTCTTTATGCATTCAAAGCCACCTCGTTCACACCCAGGTTTGCTCAGACAGGGAGGCCCAGAGGCGACCCCGCTCTGGCATGGCTACCACCTGAGCGGCTGGCGGCCcttgcccagctcggcctccacGTAGGCGTCATGCAGCACCTTCAGGTgcagcagcagctgctccagGTTTTCACCAGTCAGCGCTGACAGCGCAATGACCTCCTGTCCCAAGTGATCCCGGAGCTGGGACAGATTGGCTCGGGCTTCAGGGAGGTCAATCTTATTTGCAATGATTGCGTGGGGCCTCTCAGACAGGCCCTCTTCATACATCTCCAGTTCATATTTTAAATCGTCAACTTGAGTCCATGGCTCAGGCTGAGAAAGATCCACCACGAACAAGAGAAAGCGGCAGCGCTCGATGTGCCTGAGGAAGGCGGACCCCAGACCCCTGTTCTGGTGGGCGCCTCGTATGATGCCAGGGATGTCGGCCACTGCAGGGAAGACAGGGGCACACGAGGTGACCACTCGGCCCAGCCAGCACCAAGAGCGCCTTCCATCTCGAGTCTGGGAGGGAAGGCCTGGAGCCCACTGCGGAGGCTGGATTTCCTGAGTTCTAACACTTTCCTTTCAAGGACCACCTTGAACTGAAGCCATTTGATTTAGCACCTGGGTGATTCATTGGGCCAACTGACACCCGAGGAATTCAGTGCTGGGAGATGTCTGGGAGACCGGCATGGCGATGGGTCCATCTAGTAGGGAACATTTAATACCTTCTCTTTCTGCTTCAAATAGGattcaaaaaagaggaaaatggctGCCTGTACTCTACTAATAATCTGATTACTGACAGAAATCACTGTAGAGTACTCTGCAAATAAAAAGTGCCGTCCAAATAACCTTACCAGCAGGCTTACTATTTTTAATGGGTACATTGTCTTCTGGGAAAAAGTTTTATTCTCTCAAACGGCACAAGGAAAGCTTTTAAGTCACATGTTGTGATGCTGCTGAGCTTCCACAGATGAAAGAGGGGCACAGACAGAGTGGGAAGAAATACTGTCCTCAGggctggaatttctttttttttttttgagatggagtctcgctctgtcacccaggctggagtgcagtggcacgatcttggctcactgcaagctctgcctcccgggttcacgccattctcctgcctcagcctcctgagtagctgggactacaggtgcccgccaccacgcccggctaggtttttgtatttttagtggaatatttttagtagagacagggtttcaccgtgttagccaggatggtctcaatctcctgacctcgtgatccacctgcctcagcctcccaaagtgctgggattacaggggtgagccaccacatccggtcAACAATGCTACATTTTAAACAGAAAGCTAAATTTAAGAGTTAcatcattatttttctgaattatgtCATTTAAACGTAACCTTTGGGAGAATTCTGGAAGTTCTACCTGCTATTTGTTGGTGGCCTTCATAGTGGACGATCCCGACATGGGGCTTCAGGGTGGTGAACGGGTAGGAAGCCACGGCGGGTCTGGCGTTTGAAATGGCCCGGAGCAGTGAGGACTTCCCGGCATTGGGGAATCCCACCTGGGGGAAAGAGGGAAGTCAGCAGTGTACAGGTGGGAAAAAGGTGAGCCGCACAGCTGTTCTCTTCTAGGCCACTGGCAAATCCCCATCGAGAACAGTGGATTTTCTAGAGTTCAGTGTGTGCAGATGCTGTTGGCAGTGGGGACACCTACCAtcccggcgtgagccaccgtcttGAGCTCTAGGTGGAGAACTCGCTGCTGTCCTGGCTGTCCAGGGGTACAGGTCACAGGGGCACGGTTGTCGTTGGCCAGGAAGAAGCGGTTGCCTTTCCCTCCTGCCCCGCCCAGTGCGGCGATGTACTCGTCTCCCACGCGAGACAAGTCGGCCACgactctgcctccctccttcacCAGCGTGCCTACGGGGACCTGGGAAACAGCAGGCGCTCATCAGCTGAGCTCTATGAGCAGTGAGGACAGGTGGCCTTAACCCATTCCTGAAGCAAGTGCTAAGGAAAGAAGAGCAGACTGTGCCGGGTGGCTGCCCGCCCCACTCACCTCTGCTGACGGCTCTGGAGTACAAGGAGAAGGTCCCAGAGCTCCAGAGGTTTCATGGGGCTGGGTACACACCCTTCTGACTACACAAAGGGCTTTTTCAAATAGTGTTTCTAAAACATTAGGGTGAACTGAAGCAACCGGAAAACAGCTAATCTAAGAGAAGAGTGAAACAGTTCACAAAGGAGATGCAGGCCCGCTGGGTGCCAGTGGCCTCCCTCAGTCAGAGGGCGATTCATGGGGCCAGAGGCAGAGGAAGTGTGCGTGCCGTGGGCTCCCTCTTTTTAGAAGAGAATCATTtcatgagtcttttttttttttttttttgagacggagtcttgctctgtcgcccaggctggagtgcagtggcacaatctcggctcactgcaagctccgcctcccgggttcacaccattctcctgcctcagcctcccgagcagctgggactacaggcgcccgccactgcgcccggctaattttttctatttttagtagagacggggtttcaccatggtctcgatctcctgaccttgtgatccgcccgcctcggcctcccaaagtgctgggattacaggcgtgagccactgcgcccggcctcatgagTCTTTCACTAGACATGCACGTAGTGCGACCCTGGTACAAATGCCTGTCTGGGGTTGCTTCGAGGGGTGGGGCTGCTTTCCCGCTGTCTGCCAGCCTCTGCTTCCACTGTGCTGCTTCCTGGCTGTGGGTGTCAAGTCACAGGGGCCCCGTGGGTCACACAGTGGCCCCCAGGAGCCGGATGATCCAGAACAACAGGGACAGGGCCAGCTCTGGCAGTCTCGGCTCACCTGGACGTAGAGGACGGCGCCACTGCGCCCGAAGCAGTTTTTACTGCCGCCGTCTTCTCCACTGAAACCCTGGTACTGCGACAGGACCGATGACAGGGACTTGACTTGCTGGTCAACTAAAGCGAGAACAAGAATCTCAGTCCCTTTGTGTTACGGCAACCACGGCCTATTGCTGACGTCTCTGGGTCCAGTTTAAGAACCTTAAAAATACGTATGGAAGCGAGGAGTGAGGCTGCAGCAGAAGTTACAGAACCAGCagtgtcatttttttaaagtgaaattcttattttccttcaaaatgtgctatcatttctgaaaatgtttaaatttctcattttttaaagtagttataTTCTATGACTTTGTTGTGAATGCTTCATTCCCAGCTCACTCTGCGTCTATGCTGAGTGAGTGTGAATAAAACCAGCAGCTGGCAGCACCCACAGAGACCACCGCACAGGCCTCGTGCTTTCACGCGACCGGCACGTCAGGTTCCCTGACAGGAAACTCTGGGctcctgaaattaaaaaacaaaacaaaacatgttcaaagttgctttttttttttttttttttttagacagaatcttgctctgtcggccaggctggagtgcagtggcatgatcttggctcactgcaacatccatctcccaggctcaagcaattctcctgcctcagcctcccgagtagctgggattacaggtgcccgccaccacacccagctaatttgttttttgtattttagtagagacggggtttcaccatgttggccaggttggtctcgaactcctgacctcaggcgataccctcaccttggcctcccaaagtgctgggattacagctgtgagccactgtgtctggctgaatatccatataatttataaaaatgatatccATACatcaggggttttttttgtttatttttttgagacagggtcttcctctgttggccaggctggagtgcagtggcataatcggagctcactgcagccttgacctcctaggctcaagccatcctcctgcttcagccccgagtagctgggactatcagtgtgtgccaccacatctggttattatttttattttttaagagacagggtctcactatgttgcccagcctggtctcaaacgcctaggctcaagtgatcccccaccttggcctctcaaagtgctaggataacagggttgagccactgcgcctagctgggtttaaaaatttttcctttttttttccgaCAGGGTACTGCTccgtcacccatgctggagtgcagtggtgtgatcacgactcactgcagccttgaacttctgagttccagcaatcctcctgagtagctgggaccacaggtggacGCTatcacctctggctaattttttcaaaaattttttgtagatccACAAAccttgagaccaaaaaaaaaaaaagacacggtcttgctatattgtccaggctggccttgaacttacaggctcaagtgatcctcccgcctcagcctctccccagccctgcccgcACTGCCCCAGGGCACCTGCCTCTCAGAATGACGTGTCCGCCGTTGCCTCCGTCCCCTCCATCGGGGCCTCCAAACTCCTTGCGGGGCTCACTGTGGAAGCAGCTTGCCCCGGCGCCTCCGTTTCCTCCACAGACAAGCACTCTCCGACAGTCCACAAAATACCTTTTCTACAGAGAGCACAAGTATCCCACATCATCTCAACACTCCGAGGTCCTTTCACGAGACCATACATCCATTTGAGATGTGCCTCTTCCATTTACGACAGCCTATTACAATTACAGGTTAATGACACTAATACTGCTAATCGCTtctaaaatccaaagaaaaaaaacagttccCACAAGTCAGTAGCATTTGTAGACCAAGGTAAACCCACAATGCAGATGTAAGTATTCTGTGTGAACCTACACTTCAAAAATTCAGCATTTCTTATTCTGGGTGAGACTGATTTAaaaccaccaacaacaaaaatcagcatTTTTAACCTAAAAAACCCACATCTTGTTTAGGAAATAGTCCTTAAATAATgtgtttttccattaaaaaaaaaaaaaacccattccTGAAATCATAGATCTTTACTCTTAGAAAGTTCCAGTTTCCCAGGATGCGACAGGGAAACAAGGAGTTAGAGTCGTTCCTGGACAATTACCAGGCTTTCGACTCTGAAGAAAGAGTATTTTCTGGGGCCTGACGAAAACagcactcatttaaaaaatgtcgtGATGCAAACTGAGCCCCTCGCTGgagggaaagtttttttttttttttggcagagtctcgctctgtcgcccaggctggagtgcagtggtgcaatctctcactgcaagctccgcctcctgggttcacgccattctcccacctcagcctcccgagtcgctgggactacaggtgcccgccaccacacccggctaattttttgtattttcttttttttttttttttgttttttgagacggagtctcgctttgtcgcccaggctggagtgcagtggcgcgatctcggctcactgcaagctccgcctcctgggtttacgccattctcctgcctcagcctcctggtagctgggactacaggcgcccgccaccgcgcccggctaattttttgtatttttagtagagacggggtttcaccgtggtctcgatctcctgaccttgtgatccgcccgcctcggcctcccaaagtgctgggattacaggcgtgagccaccacgcccggccaggaaagTTGTTCTTTAGGTCACTAAGGTAGGTACAATCTGGATAAAGAGAGAACCAACCAGGATACTGTTCAACACACAACAGCTCCTACCACAGGAGGGTCAGCTCCCGCGGCCCAGGGTGCTGCAACCTCACCACACCCTGGGGAGGACGCCTGGTTTCTGCCCATGTGCACGGACAGATGCGCCCTAGCCCTGTCCCAGGGCTGCTGCCTCTGCACTCCCATCTA from Macaca thibetana thibetana isolate TM-01 chromosome 10, ASM2454274v1, whole genome shotgun sequence harbors:
- the MTG2 gene encoding mitochondrial ribosome-associated GTPase 2, giving the protein MSPARLFSARLRTVFEDVGHWALSTRAGLKSSRQLPQQASPRLLSVGCADHAKRQELPGKKPLSEKKLKRYFVDCRRVLVCGGNGGAGASCFHSEPRKEFGGPDGGDGGNGGHVILRVDQQVKSLSSVLSQYQGFSGEDGGSKNCFGRSGAVLYVQVPVGTLVKEGGRVVADLSRVGDEYIAALGGAGGKGNRFFLANDNRAPVTCTPGQPGQQRVLHLELKTVAHAGMVGFPNAGKSSLLRAISNARPAVASYPFTTLKPHVGIVHYEGHQQIAVADIPGIIRGAHQNRGLGSAFLRHIERCRFLLFVVDLSQPEPWTQVDDLKYELEMYEEGLSERPHAIIANKIDLPEARANLSQLRDHLGQEVIALSALTGENLEQLLLHLKVLHDAYVEAELGKGRQPLRW